The proteins below are encoded in one region of Nitrospira lenta:
- a CDS encoding alpha/beta fold hydrolase, translating to MKTVIQGIAVLLVALLTSCASLPNSTTEKINDRHTEFALTQHGTVPVVFENGLGGRMEWWKKVIPEISKDTTTFAYNRSGYGSSDPVSTPRDGLHIVDELRMLLRSKGVNPPYILVGHSLGGLYMQLFARRYPDEVSALILVDSTHPKQLEGEGSLDRQSFLVQGLLGVLVTGTAKEELDLLPQTGEQLLRFPTLLNKPVFVLSASEPMKERSPLADDANAKRKDVARFYPGSKQIWVDSGHGIPLEKPEAVISAIREALLKQSSSTQVK from the coding sequence ATGAAAACGGTCATACAAGGCATTGCCGTTCTATTGGTGGCGTTGCTCACTAGTTGCGCATCACTGCCCAATTCAACTACAGAGAAAATCAATGATCGCCATACCGAGTTCGCACTGACTCAGCATGGCACCGTCCCCGTTGTTTTTGAAAACGGACTGGGTGGAAGAATGGAGTGGTGGAAAAAAGTAATACCGGAAATCTCAAAAGACACCACGACATTCGCCTACAACCGTTCTGGTTATGGGAGCAGCGATCCCGTATCAACGCCCCGTGACGGGTTGCACATAGTGGATGAACTGCGAATGCTACTTCGAAGCAAAGGTGTGAACCCGCCCTACATTCTGGTGGGGCACTCACTGGGCGGTTTGTACATGCAGCTTTTTGCCCGACGCTACCCAGATGAAGTGAGCGCGCTTATTCTCGTCGACTCTACTCACCCCAAGCAACTTGAGGGCGAAGGTTCCTTGGATAGGCAGTCATTCTTGGTTCAAGGTTTACTTGGCGTTTTAGTGACAGGTACGGCTAAGGAAGAACTCGACCTGCTTCCTCAAACTGGCGAGCAGCTTCTCCGTTTTCCAACCTTGCTAAACAAACCGGTGTTCGTTCTAAGCGCATCTGAGCCGATGAAAGAAAGATCACCGTTGGCGGATGATGCAAACGCAAAACGTAAGGACGTCGCCCGGTTTTACCCCGGCTCTAAACAAATATGGGTAGATAGCGGACATGGCATTCCATTAGAAAAGCCTGAGGCGGTTATCTCCGCTATACGCGAGGCTCTGTTAAAGCAATCAAGTAGTACTCAGGTCAAATGA
- a CDS encoding HigA family addiction module antitoxin gives MRMHNPPHPGTIIKHLCLEPLSLSVTQAAQALGISRKPLSAILNGRAGISPEMAVRLSMAFGTSSASWLNQQTQYDLWHAEQRRKELRVAKLAV, from the coding sequence ATGCGAATGCACAATCCCCCTCACCCAGGGACCATCATTAAGCACTTGTGTTTAGAGCCGCTCAGTTTGAGTGTCACGCAGGCTGCCCAGGCGTTGGGTATCAGCAGAAAACCCCTTTCTGCCATTCTAAATGGTCGAGCGGGGATTAGTCCCGAGATGGCGGTTCGCCTGTCGATGGCGTTCGGCACATCGTCTGCGAGCTGGCTCAATCAGCAAACCCAGTATGACCTGTGGCATGCCGAGCAGCGCCGCAAAGAACTTCGTGTCGCCAAGCTTGCGGTGTAG
- a CDS encoding type II toxin-antitoxin system RelE/ParE family toxin, with amino-acid sequence MIRSFKHKGLGRFFETGSKSGIQAQHAERVCLILAQLNAATSPRDMVLPGLDLHPLKGDRKGTWAVSVSGDWRLTFRFVGKDAEAVDYEDYH; translated from the coding sequence GTGATCCGAAGCTTTAAGCATAAAGGCTTGGGCCGGTTCTTCGAGACCGGGAGTAAGTCGGGTATCCAGGCCCAACATGCGGAGCGGGTGTGCCTTATCCTAGCCCAATTGAACGCGGCCACTTCGCCACGGGATATGGTGCTGCCAGGGTTAGACCTTCATCCGCTCAAGGGTGACAGAAAAGGTACCTGGGCTGTGTCAGTCAGTGGAGACTGGCGGCTCACGTTTCGGTTTGTCGGTAAGGACGCAGAGGCAGTCGATTACGAGGATTATCACTGA